The window tgcAGCCAATAAGATCCTTGACTCTAGAATTAGAAACTTTCATATGTACTcttaaatttttgttataaaATACAATACAAATCCATATAAAAAGGACAGAATATATAAGAAATATCTATTTAATtggtcaaaatcaaaatttattactcttctaaaaaaatagtaaaaatataacACTTAAGTATATACTCACAAAAGGGGAATTAAAAACATTacatacaatttttttatttaacaaataattaatctaattaattaattaatagctTTGGACCATGAAATTAGAATTTCTCTTACAACCATTATTAGCCTTCTTAGAGTAGCTAGATGTTCTTTTCCCATCCCATCTTTCAGCCAAAATTCTCTCAATTTCATTAGGTCTACATGGTATGGTGAGTGCACCACCATGATCAAATCCATACTCTTCAGCAGCTTTCTCTAACAATGTAAGAAACATGGGATGTGTTAAATACCTTAATGGTACAACAAATCTCTTTGCAATTCCTTCATTTACAGCCACTACTGCAAAATGCCCTTCCTTAACATCCTTAGGCACTGATTTTAAGTCATCAAAACAAGCTTCttgatgatcatgatcatgatgatcATATTGATGATCATCTTGATGACTAAACTCATCAATGTCAGTTAATATCTTCCCTAGAGAAAGACTTTTTTGAACCTTTTGCATGAGTATTTTGAGCATGATCATCTTGTTTTTCTTAGACATAAGCTTAGAGTTTTCCATTTTTAAGTAAGAaatgttttttgtttgtttgttttttgagtGGAGAGTTGAGTTTGGTTTCTTGAGTCATGTTTCTTGGTCGGTATTTATAAAAGTTGACACGTCTGTAATTGTAGAgtaaaaatacacaataatttatacaaacttgtttattttaaaagtaagtaattaaataaagtaaaagtattatattataaactaatactacctcctatttaCTTTAAGTTGTATTTTGTTCTAAATCTATAAGCTataatatagtcatatgttaaattttatttgattaatcttaatacaaaaattattaatatcaactttttataatttctaattatacacaattatagatattaataatagaaataGTGTATTGACAAATGTGCCAAGTCAAATAGGACAGTTAGGTAGAATAGAAAAGAATATTTAACATCTTTTAATATAAAAGGTCTTATATAATTGAATATCTTACACATACTTAGATCCGGTAACATATTGTTAATGATGTGCAAATGATGATAAGAATGGAAAGGAGGAGAAAAAGGGTTTGACAAGAGGGATTGAAGAAGAAACGACAAAGGAAATGGTAATTAAGAAGGGAGAACAAAGCCATGTGCATGGAAACACTTCATATTTCACCCCAATTTTGTATGGTCACTTTCGCACTGGTTGTCCTTCTACTCCCAATACCTAGTGGAGTCTACTCTAGCTTCTATACTAATATACGGAGTATTACTCTATTAGACGCGTTGAATCAAAGTATATTAGAAGTATTACAATGGATAAGCAAAAGTATTGTGTATTGGTACAAAAATACTTCCCCGTCCTCCTAAGTTGCGAGTTGCAATTGAGCTTAATTAGAATTAGATTTAAATCTATTTATTTTCTCCCATCGGTTACAATTAGAGTGAATGACATCGAATTTGAAATGTTTATAGGTCTAATATTATTAGACTTAGACTCAAACCTATTTACTTTCTTCGATCATAAAAATAGAGTATTGGATGATATTTTGAATTTCTCACAGGTTTGGTTTAATTGACTTAGATTCAAATATGTTTACTCTTGTCTCCTAGAATAAGAATAGACTAtattattttaacaaatttacaatattttgttttcGGGAAGTAGTCTCACATTTTGTCTCATATTCTGATTTACACtttgtatttactttttaatatattttttaacattAAAAGGATTTTAAAGGataattttttgaaagaatGACTGTATTGTATAACACATTATTTTCCCCTCGTCTCACTTTCATTTCTTTCCTAAAACGTTGTTTAAAGTATGTTAATCGTCTTTCCCTTCATCTGATCACAcatctaaaaaattttaaagttattcTCTCTAAAATCtaactaaaatttttaaaacttaaattttgcTAATGTAACAAATTTTAAGAgacataaaataatatcataaatttacaTTTACCTTTAAGGTCAGAAAAAATTTGAGCCTTAGCACgagtttatatataatatatatgaaccAGGACTAGAAATGAGCTCAACTTGATTTGACTTGACAAAATTTATTACTCAACTAAGTAACATCTTAAAATGGCATAGaagtcaattttaaaattttaaaggttaGTTTTGAAAAGTATCAATAAATGTGTGTTGAAATTAAAGCTGATTAtggcaactaattaaattttgtacGTTTCAACCGTCCAAAACTTGATATTTGGAACGATTTTTCTTCTTAAAATATGGGGTATAAATTAGCCTTATAAATTATAAGTAAGGTCCTATATATTAGTgaacaataaacataataattacACAA of the Amaranthus tricolor cultivar Red isolate AtriRed21 chromosome 6, ASM2621246v1, whole genome shotgun sequence genome contains:
- the LOC130815884 gene encoding auxin-responsive protein SAUR50-like; amino-acid sequence: MENSKLMSKKNKMIMLKILMQKVQKSLSLGKILTDIDEFSHQDDHQYDHHDHDHQEACFDDLKSVPKDVKEGHFAVVAVNEGIAKRFVVPLRYLTHPMFLTLLEKAAEEYGFDHGGALTIPCRPNEIERILAERWDGKRTSSYSKKANNGCKRNSNFMVQSY